The following coding sequences lie in one Spinacia oleracea cultivar Varoflay chromosome 1, BTI_SOV_V1, whole genome shotgun sequence genomic window:
- the LOC110793650 gene encoding vacuolar protein sorting-associated protein 45 homolog — protein MVLVTAVRDYINRMLLDISGMKVLILDSSTVSIVSVVYSQSDLLKKEVFLVELVDSISKSKESMSHLKAVYFLRPTSENIQHLKRQLASPRFGEIHLFFSNILNDTQIHILADSDEHESVLQVQEIYADFIAGDPCHFSLNISSNHLYMLPVAMDPSNLQHYCDRIVDGISAVFLALKRRPVIRYQRTSDIAKRIAQDTVKLMYQQESGLFDFRRSETLLLVLDRREDAVTPLLNQWTYQAMVHELINIQDNKVDLRTFGKVPKDQQEVVLSSEQDLFFKANMYENFGDIGMNIKRMVDEFQQIAKSNQKIQTIEDMAKFVDNYPEYRRMQGNVSKHVTLVTEMSKIVEERKLMVVSQTEQELACNGGQGAAFEAVTNLLNNENVSDIDRLRLVMLYALRYEKESPVQLMQLFNKLASKSAKYKPGLVQFLLKQAGVDKRTGDLFGNRDLMNIARNMARGLKGVENVYTQHQPLLFQTMESISKGRLRDIDYPFVGNHFQPGRPQDVVIFIVGGTTYEESRSVSLFNSTNSGIRFILGGTTVLNSKRFLKDLEEAQRMIRSSSTVV, from the exons ATGGTGTTAGTAACTGCAGTTCGAGATTACATCAATCGGATGCTTCTAGATATCTCCGGCATGAAAGTTCTTATTCTCGATTCTTCCACG GTTAGTATTGTCAGTGTTGTCTATAGTCAGTCTGATTTACTGAAGAAGGAAGTGTTTTTGGTAGAATTGGTGGACTCCATCTCCAAGTCAAAGGAATCCATGTCCCATCTTAAAGCTGTGTACTTCCTTAGACCCACATCGGAAAACATCCAGCACTTGAAACGTCAGCTTGCTAGCCCTAGATTTGGAGAGATTCACCTTT TTTTTTCGAACATACTGAACGATACTCAGATTCACATTTTAGCAGATTCAGATGAACATGAATCTGTGCTGCAAGTTCAG GAAATTTATGCAGACTTTATTGCTGGTGATCCTTGTCATTTTAGTCTTAACATTTCTTCAAATCACCTCTATATGCTACCAGTGGCTATGGATCCTTCAAATTTGCAACACTATTGTGATCGAATTGTTGATGGCATATCAGCAGTTTTCTTGGCACTAAAACGCCGACCTGTTATCAGATACCAGAGGACATCTGATATTGCAAAAAGAATAGCACAGGATACCGTG AAATTGATGTATCAGCAAGAGAGTGGTCTCTTTGATTTCCGGAGATCAGAAACGTTGTTGCTTGTATTGGATAGAAGGGAGGATGCAGTTACTCCGTTGCTAAATCAATGGACTTATCAG GCGATGGTTCATGAATTGATAAACATCCAAGATAACAAGGTTGATTTGAGAACTTTTGGAAAGGTTCCAAAAGACCAGCAG GAGGTTGTGCTGTCTTCAGAGCAAGATTTATTCTTCAAAGCTAATATGTATGAGAACTTTGGAGACATTGGAATGAATATCAAGCGAATGGTAGATGAATTCCAGCAAATTGCAAAGAGTAACCAGAAGATTCAGACAATTG AGGACATGGCCAAATTTGTTGATAATTATCCCGAGTACAGAAGAATGCAGGGGAATGTTTCAAAGCATGTCACACTGGTGACTGAAATGAGTAAGATAGTTGAGGAGAGAAAGCTTATGGTAGTGTCTCAAACAGAACAAGAGTTGGCTTGCAATGGTGGACAAGGGGCAGCATTTGAG GCTGTGACAAATCTTCTCAACAATGAAAATGTCTCTGATATTGATCGTTTACGGTTGGTAATGTTGTATGCTTTACGCTATGAGAAGGAAAGCCCTGTCCAGCTGATGCAACTTTTCAACAAGCTTGCTTCCAAATCTGCAAAGTACAAGCCTGGG CTGGTACAGTTTCTTTTGAAGCAAGCAGGTGTTGATAAGCGTACTGGGGACCTGTTTGGGAATCGGGATCTAATGAATATTGCTCGTAATATGGCCCGTGGACTGAAG GGTGTTGAGAATGTATATACCCAACATCAACCGCTTCTGTTTCAGACAATGGAAAGCATTTCTAAGGGGCGTTTGAGGGATATTGACTATCCGTTCGTTGGAAATCACTTCCAGCCGGGAAG ACCACAAGATGTCGTCATTTTTATTGTCGGAGGGACTACTTATGAGGAATCACGCTCTGTTTCCCTGTTTAATTCCACCAATTCTGGGATTCGTTTTATACTCGGAGGCACAACAGTTCTCAACTCTAAAAG GTTcttgaaggaccttgaagaagCCCAGAGAATGATCCGGTCCAGCAGTACCGTAGTTTGA
- the LOC110793651 gene encoding protein FAR1-RELATED SEQUENCE 6 isoform X2 — protein MEEGNDREAIRLERVDSPGCELEENEVSADSNEAASNNQKENGEVGVTASINLNVGEGIQDDERAVCITPLQCDPIPLPLQNVEIENNVVPPKVGMVFVGWLEVEAYYRSYGKQVGFGITRVKAAYKGGKSKEKRSTTWRCECSGKPDMRRVRNGKKISKGLEVGGVLPRITDSLVGVRAPRRSKKCDCPAMIYASVNSQGEWVIRTVVLEHKNHIPNPSLSNCISQNRQPGMTACKRRKSFNDQDLGSERDGVEEMPFTQRDVQNVITKERRLKLRDGDANTIMAFIEKMQKVNQNFFHSHRYDEHGVLQDVFWVDARCKAAFEEFGDVVCFDTTYLTNEYELPLVNFVGVNHHGQTILLGCALLSHEDTVTFQWVFRTWLLCMGGKAPPVMLTDQTSVIGEALAAVMPTTRHRWCLWHIIQKLGNKLGRFDRYTQFKEELKNVIYDCLTAEEFQSQWSRVIEEYHLQSSEWLTQMYGEREMWVPAYMKHLFCAGMRTTQRVENIHSFFDEYVGRHTRLSEFTGKYCVAMEQRASMERDADANTARYVRGLATGFKVEKIFQKMYTDAKFAEVQRECARVLYCTGRGETWVTETEVDHLMEDRVWVVCKSSKTEIPSTKRRLYRVRFNTETSEVSCDCRLFESCGIMCRHIIKVYDMNLIEDVPEKYILRRWRKDIPRKYARVKVAYHDPSKTVEVIRFDKMMSAFELVCGNAMQMEEAMQVVINMVRAMDINVNECLGKISMSSVGQCQTMNVLQTPPSTGTVKFAGDAEIRSAETGSGTDAARDPLFTKWNRTVQSTSITEKSAQNSEQLVSEASVLEHDDDVDDDEGRKRKFEVMKKKKLDVVYSPQVIQVQPSAMHGECQGQQQELMSPGGMRLMEEAGPASYFTRNIDQEELGKEDDNIEHNMEPRSMGVAEIGGEGGPAAYLTRNIAAKNDMLQWNRISWE, from the exons ATGGAGGAAGGTAATGACCGGGAAGCGATTCGATTGGAAAGAGTTGATAGTCCAGGATGTGAATTAGAGGAGAACGAGGTTTCGGCTGACTCGAATGAGGCTGCATCGAATAACCAGAAAGAAAATGGGGAAGTTGGGGTTACTGCatcaattaatttgaatgtgGGTGAAGGAATCCAGGACGACGAGAGGGCCGTGTGCATAACACCTTTACAATGTGATCCTATTCCTTTACCCTTACAAAATGTTGAGATAGAAAACAATGTGGTGCCACCTAAAGTTGGGATGGTGTTTGTTGGTTGGCTGGAAGTGGAGGCGTATTATAGGAGTTATGGGAAGCAAGTGGGATTTGGTATAACTAGGGTGAAAGCAGCATACAAGGGTGGAAAGAGCAAGGAGAAGCGGTCAACAACTTGGCGATGTGAATGTTCTGGTAAGCCGGATATGCGCAGAGTGAGGAATGGAAAGAAGATTTCAAAGGGGTTGGAGGTGGGTGGTGTATTGCCAAGGATAACAGATTCATTAGTGGGAGTGAGGGCTCCGAGGAGGTCTAAAAAATGTGATTGTCCTGCCATGATATATGCTAGTGTTAACAGCCAAGGAGAATGGGTTATAAGGACTGTTGTCTTAGAGCATAAAAACCACATACCAAATCCTAGCCTGTCCAACTGTATAAGCCAGAATCGGCAACCTGGTATGACAGCGTGCAAGAGAAGGAAGTCTTTTAATGATCAAGATTTGGGTAGCGAGAGGGATGGAGTGGAGGAGATGCCATTTACACAAAGGGACGTACAGAATGTGATAACAAAAGAAAGAAGATTGAAGCTAAGGGATGGTGATGCAAATACCATTATGgcatttattgaaaaaatgCAAAAGGTTAATCAGAATTTCTTCCACTCTCACAGGTATGATGAACATGGTGTTTTGCAAGATGTTTTCTGGGTTGATGCTAGATGCAAGGCAGCATTTGAGGAGTTTGGTGATGTTGTTTGTTTTGACACAACGTACCTGACTAATGAATATGAACTCCCTTTGGTGAACTTTGTTGGGGTTAACCATCATGGGCAGACCATTTTGTTGGGTTGTGCTTTGCTCTCACATGAAGATACGGTAACATTTCAGTGGGTGTTTCGCACATGGTTGCTTTGCATGGGAGGTAAAGCACCACCTGTTATGCTAACTGACCAGACAAGTGTGATTGGGGAAGCACTTGCTGCAGTAATGCCAACCACTAGACATCGTTGGTGCCTATGGCACATAATACAGAAGCTTGGTAACAAGTTGGGGAGGTTTGACAG GTATACCCAGTTTAAAGAGGAGTTGAAGAATGTCATCTATGACTGTTTAACAGCAGAAGAGTTTCAAAGTCAATGGTCGCGTGTCATTGAAGAATATCATCTTCAAAGCAGTGAGTGGCTCACTCAGATGTACGGGGAAAGGGAGATGTGGGTTCCAGCATACATGAAGCACCTATTTTGTGCTGGGATGCGGACAACACAAAGGGTGGAAAACATTCATAGCTTTTTCGATGAGTATGTAGGGAGACATACAAGGTTAAGTGAATTTACGGGAAAGTATTGTGTTGCGATGGAACAACGAGCTTCTATGGAGAGAGACGCAGATGCAAATACTGCAAGGTATGTTAGGGGATTGGCAACTGGATTCAAGGTGGAGAAAATATTTCAAAAGATGTACACAGATGCAAAGTTTGCTGAAGTGCAAAGGGAGTGTGCCAGGGTACTTTATTGCACTGGACGGGGAGAGACTTGGGTGACAGAGACAGAAGTGGATCACTTGATGGAGGATCGAGTATGGGTGGTTTGTAAGTCAAGCAAAACTGAGATACCTTCAACAAAAAGGAGGTTGTATCGAGTGCGGTTCAATACGGAAACAAGTGAAGTGAGCTGTGATTGTAGGCTGTTTGAAAGTTGTGGTATCATGTGCAGGCACATCATCAAAGTTTATGACATGAACTTGATAGAAGATGTGCCTgagaaatatatattaagacgaTGGAGGAAAGACATTCCAAGGAAATATGCAAGAGTAAAGGTTGCGTACCATGACCCAAGTAAGACGGTAGAGGTTATAAGGTTTGATAAGATGATGTCTGCATTCGAGCTTGTTTGCGGAAATGCAATGCAGATGGAGGAAGCAATGCAAGTTGTAATCAACATGGTAAGGGCTATGGATATAAATGTTAATGAATGTCTAGGGAAGATATCAATGAGCAGTGTGGGACAATGTCAGACCATGAATGTTCTTCAAACTCCTCCGTCAACCGGGACTGTGAAATTCGCAGGGGATGCAGAGATTCGGTCAGCTGAGACAGGTTCTGGTACAGACGCTGCCAGGGATCCTCTGTTTACAAAATGGAACAGAACAGTTCAGTCCACATCAATAACTGAGAAGAGTGCACAAAATTCAGAGCAGTTGGTTAGTGAGGCTAGTGTTCTTGAgcatgatgatgatgttgatgatgatgaaggtAGAAAGAGGAAGTTTGAGGTTATGAAGAAGAAGAAACTG GACGTTGTATATAGTCCTCAGGTGATTCAGGTACAACCAAGTGCTATGCATGGAGAATGCCAG GGACAGCAACAGGAGCTAATGTCGCCTGGGGGTATGCGTCTCATGGAGGAAGCTGGACCTGCAAGTTATTTTACAAGAAATATTGACCAAGAAGAGCTAGGTAAGGAAGATGACAATATTGAACATAACATGGAGCCAAGATCAATGGGTGTTGCAGAAATTGGTGGTGAAGGAGGACCTGCAGCTTACTTAACAAGAAATATTGCCGCAAAGAATGACATGCTTCAGTGGAACAGGATATCATGGGAGTAG
- the LOC110793651 gene encoding protein FAR1-RELATED SEQUENCE 6 isoform X1, translating into MVSGVYCFMSCRKQMEEGNDREAIRLERVDSPGCELEENEVSADSNEAASNNQKENGEVGVTASINLNVGEGIQDDERAVCITPLQCDPIPLPLQNVEIENNVVPPKVGMVFVGWLEVEAYYRSYGKQVGFGITRVKAAYKGGKSKEKRSTTWRCECSGKPDMRRVRNGKKISKGLEVGGVLPRITDSLVGVRAPRRSKKCDCPAMIYASVNSQGEWVIRTVVLEHKNHIPNPSLSNCISQNRQPGMTACKRRKSFNDQDLGSERDGVEEMPFTQRDVQNVITKERRLKLRDGDANTIMAFIEKMQKVNQNFFHSHRYDEHGVLQDVFWVDARCKAAFEEFGDVVCFDTTYLTNEYELPLVNFVGVNHHGQTILLGCALLSHEDTVTFQWVFRTWLLCMGGKAPPVMLTDQTSVIGEALAAVMPTTRHRWCLWHIIQKLGNKLGRFDRYTQFKEELKNVIYDCLTAEEFQSQWSRVIEEYHLQSSEWLTQMYGEREMWVPAYMKHLFCAGMRTTQRVENIHSFFDEYVGRHTRLSEFTGKYCVAMEQRASMERDADANTARYVRGLATGFKVEKIFQKMYTDAKFAEVQRECARVLYCTGRGETWVTETEVDHLMEDRVWVVCKSSKTEIPSTKRRLYRVRFNTETSEVSCDCRLFESCGIMCRHIIKVYDMNLIEDVPEKYILRRWRKDIPRKYARVKVAYHDPSKTVEVIRFDKMMSAFELVCGNAMQMEEAMQVVINMVRAMDINVNECLGKISMSSVGQCQTMNVLQTPPSTGTVKFAGDAEIRSAETGSGTDAARDPLFTKWNRTVQSTSITEKSAQNSEQLVSEASVLEHDDDVDDDEGRKRKFEVMKKKKLDVVYSPQVIQVQPSAMHGECQGQQQELMSPGGMRLMEEAGPASYFTRNIDQEELGKEDDNIEHNMEPRSMGVAEIGGEGGPAAYLTRNIAAKNDMLQWNRISWE; encoded by the exons ATGGTGAGTGGAGTATATTGTTTCATGTCCTGTAGGAAGCAAATGGAGGAAGGTAATGACCGGGAAGCGATTCGATTGGAAAGAGTTGATAGTCCAGGATGTGAATTAGAGGAGAACGAGGTTTCGGCTGACTCGAATGAGGCTGCATCGAATAACCAGAAAGAAAATGGGGAAGTTGGGGTTACTGCatcaattaatttgaatgtgGGTGAAGGAATCCAGGACGACGAGAGGGCCGTGTGCATAACACCTTTACAATGTGATCCTATTCCTTTACCCTTACAAAATGTTGAGATAGAAAACAATGTGGTGCCACCTAAAGTTGGGATGGTGTTTGTTGGTTGGCTGGAAGTGGAGGCGTATTATAGGAGTTATGGGAAGCAAGTGGGATTTGGTATAACTAGGGTGAAAGCAGCATACAAGGGTGGAAAGAGCAAGGAGAAGCGGTCAACAACTTGGCGATGTGAATGTTCTGGTAAGCCGGATATGCGCAGAGTGAGGAATGGAAAGAAGATTTCAAAGGGGTTGGAGGTGGGTGGTGTATTGCCAAGGATAACAGATTCATTAGTGGGAGTGAGGGCTCCGAGGAGGTCTAAAAAATGTGATTGTCCTGCCATGATATATGCTAGTGTTAACAGCCAAGGAGAATGGGTTATAAGGACTGTTGTCTTAGAGCATAAAAACCACATACCAAATCCTAGCCTGTCCAACTGTATAAGCCAGAATCGGCAACCTGGTATGACAGCGTGCAAGAGAAGGAAGTCTTTTAATGATCAAGATTTGGGTAGCGAGAGGGATGGAGTGGAGGAGATGCCATTTACACAAAGGGACGTACAGAATGTGATAACAAAAGAAAGAAGATTGAAGCTAAGGGATGGTGATGCAAATACCATTATGgcatttattgaaaaaatgCAAAAGGTTAATCAGAATTTCTTCCACTCTCACAGGTATGATGAACATGGTGTTTTGCAAGATGTTTTCTGGGTTGATGCTAGATGCAAGGCAGCATTTGAGGAGTTTGGTGATGTTGTTTGTTTTGACACAACGTACCTGACTAATGAATATGAACTCCCTTTGGTGAACTTTGTTGGGGTTAACCATCATGGGCAGACCATTTTGTTGGGTTGTGCTTTGCTCTCACATGAAGATACGGTAACATTTCAGTGGGTGTTTCGCACATGGTTGCTTTGCATGGGAGGTAAAGCACCACCTGTTATGCTAACTGACCAGACAAGTGTGATTGGGGAAGCACTTGCTGCAGTAATGCCAACCACTAGACATCGTTGGTGCCTATGGCACATAATACAGAAGCTTGGTAACAAGTTGGGGAGGTTTGACAG GTATACCCAGTTTAAAGAGGAGTTGAAGAATGTCATCTATGACTGTTTAACAGCAGAAGAGTTTCAAAGTCAATGGTCGCGTGTCATTGAAGAATATCATCTTCAAAGCAGTGAGTGGCTCACTCAGATGTACGGGGAAAGGGAGATGTGGGTTCCAGCATACATGAAGCACCTATTTTGTGCTGGGATGCGGACAACACAAAGGGTGGAAAACATTCATAGCTTTTTCGATGAGTATGTAGGGAGACATACAAGGTTAAGTGAATTTACGGGAAAGTATTGTGTTGCGATGGAACAACGAGCTTCTATGGAGAGAGACGCAGATGCAAATACTGCAAGGTATGTTAGGGGATTGGCAACTGGATTCAAGGTGGAGAAAATATTTCAAAAGATGTACACAGATGCAAAGTTTGCTGAAGTGCAAAGGGAGTGTGCCAGGGTACTTTATTGCACTGGACGGGGAGAGACTTGGGTGACAGAGACAGAAGTGGATCACTTGATGGAGGATCGAGTATGGGTGGTTTGTAAGTCAAGCAAAACTGAGATACCTTCAACAAAAAGGAGGTTGTATCGAGTGCGGTTCAATACGGAAACAAGTGAAGTGAGCTGTGATTGTAGGCTGTTTGAAAGTTGTGGTATCATGTGCAGGCACATCATCAAAGTTTATGACATGAACTTGATAGAAGATGTGCCTgagaaatatatattaagacgaTGGAGGAAAGACATTCCAAGGAAATATGCAAGAGTAAAGGTTGCGTACCATGACCCAAGTAAGACGGTAGAGGTTATAAGGTTTGATAAGATGATGTCTGCATTCGAGCTTGTTTGCGGAAATGCAATGCAGATGGAGGAAGCAATGCAAGTTGTAATCAACATGGTAAGGGCTATGGATATAAATGTTAATGAATGTCTAGGGAAGATATCAATGAGCAGTGTGGGACAATGTCAGACCATGAATGTTCTTCAAACTCCTCCGTCAACCGGGACTGTGAAATTCGCAGGGGATGCAGAGATTCGGTCAGCTGAGACAGGTTCTGGTACAGACGCTGCCAGGGATCCTCTGTTTACAAAATGGAACAGAACAGTTCAGTCCACATCAATAACTGAGAAGAGTGCACAAAATTCAGAGCAGTTGGTTAGTGAGGCTAGTGTTCTTGAgcatgatgatgatgttgatgatgatgaaggtAGAAAGAGGAAGTTTGAGGTTATGAAGAAGAAGAAACTG GACGTTGTATATAGTCCTCAGGTGATTCAGGTACAACCAAGTGCTATGCATGGAGAATGCCAG GGACAGCAACAGGAGCTAATGTCGCCTGGGGGTATGCGTCTCATGGAGGAAGCTGGACCTGCAAGTTATTTTACAAGAAATATTGACCAAGAAGAGCTAGGTAAGGAAGATGACAATATTGAACATAACATGGAGCCAAGATCAATGGGTGTTGCAGAAATTGGTGGTGAAGGAGGACCTGCAGCTTACTTAACAAGAAATATTGCCGCAAAGAATGACATGCTTCAGTGGAACAGGATATCATGGGAGTAG